A region from the Mya arenaria isolate MELC-2E11 chromosome 2, ASM2691426v1 genome encodes:
- the LOC128220475 gene encoding uncharacterized protein LOC128220475 isoform X3, with protein MVSMTKVVSIARVNRTLSKLLKMEILKAFILLACSVYATCAEESSAYAAVATEKANLYGTLSVLTDQQLHGTVLLRMIPNFDMNISVVWKYAFKNGSIASARTVTPNNTNFRLYENDALYLMLKNASIDYNETYFWVEQSDRRKVMSPFIQLILKDTCNTNTNKNADHTLFPLVLSSTIGIGVVFLLFIGNLIFFIPAIKKTGCN; from the exons ATGGTAAGCATGACAAAAG TTGTGTCCATTGCACGCGTCAACCGAACCTTAAGTAAATTACTCAAGATGGAAATTTTAAAAGCGTTCATTCTTCtag CATGTTCAGTGTATGCGACATGTGCAGAAGAATCGTCAGCGTATGCAGCAGTTGCAACAGAGAAAGCAAACCTCTATGGCACTCTGTCAGTGTTGACCGACCAACAACTCCATGGGACTGTGCTATTGAGGATGATCCCAAATTTTGACATGAATATAAGCGTTGTTTGGAAATACGCCTTCAAAAATGGTTCAATTGCAAGTGCCAGAACAGTTACACCAAACAACACAAACTTCCGGTTGTATGAAAATGATGCTTTATACTTAATGCTTAAAAACGCAAGCATTGACTACAACGAAACTTACTTTTGGGTTGAGCAGTCAGACAGGAGAAAAGTTATGTCGCCATTTATTCAGCTGATTCTGAAAG atacATGTAACACCAATACCAACAAGAATGCAGATCATACTTTGTTTCCTCTCGTTTTGTCATCGACCATTGGAATCGGTGTTGTGTTCTTGCTCTTTATAGGAAACTTGATATTCTTCATTCCTGCTATCAAGAAAACGG GTTGTAACTGA
- the LOC128220475 gene encoding uncharacterized protein LOC128220475 isoform X2: MEILKAFILLACSVYATCAEESSAYAAVATEKANLYGTLSVLTDQQLHGTVLLRMIPNFDMNISVVWKYAFKNGSIASARTVTPNNTNFRLYENDALYLMLKNASIDYNETYFWVEQSDRRKVMSPFIQLILKDTCNTNTNKNADHTLFPLVLSSTIGIGVVFLLFIGNLIFFIPAIKKTDLYQRLVLRRRGNTGTQEQDYIACYEEKPSSRACTYCLQI, from the exons ATGGAAATTTTAAAAGCGTTCATTCTTCtag CATGTTCAGTGTATGCGACATGTGCAGAAGAATCGTCAGCGTATGCAGCAGTTGCAACAGAGAAAGCAAACCTCTATGGCACTCTGTCAGTGTTGACCGACCAACAACTCCATGGGACTGTGCTATTGAGGATGATCCCAAATTTTGACATGAATATAAGCGTTGTTTGGAAATACGCCTTCAAAAATGGTTCAATTGCAAGTGCCAGAACAGTTACACCAAACAACACAAACTTCCGGTTGTATGAAAATGATGCTTTATACTTAATGCTTAAAAACGCAAGCATTGACTACAACGAAACTTACTTTTGGGTTGAGCAGTCAGACAGGAGAAAAGTTATGTCGCCATTTATTCAGCTGATTCTGAAAG atacATGTAACACCAATACCAACAAGAATGCAGATCATACTTTGTTTCCTCTCGTTTTGTCATCGACCATTGGAATCGGTGTTGTGTTCTTGCTCTTTATAGGAAACTTGATATTCTTCATTCCTGCTATCAAGAAAACGG ATTTATATCAAAGACTGGTGTTGAGAAGAAGGGGTAATACCGGAACCCAAGAACAAGATTACATCGCTTGTTATGAAGAAAAACCTTCATCTAGAGCTTGTACATACTGTTTACAGATATAG
- the LOC128220475 gene encoding uncharacterized protein LOC128220475 isoform X1: MVSMTKVVSIARVNRTLSKLLKMEILKAFILLACSVYATCAEESSAYAAVATEKANLYGTLSVLTDQQLHGTVLLRMIPNFDMNISVVWKYAFKNGSIASARTVTPNNTNFRLYENDALYLMLKNASIDYNETYFWVEQSDRRKVMSPFIQLILKDTCNTNTNKNADHTLFPLVLSSTIGIGVVFLLFIGNLIFFIPAIKKTDLYQRLVLRRRGNTGTQEQDYIACYEEKPSSRACTYCLQI, encoded by the exons ATGGTAAGCATGACAAAAG TTGTGTCCATTGCACGCGTCAACCGAACCTTAAGTAAATTACTCAAGATGGAAATTTTAAAAGCGTTCATTCTTCtag CATGTTCAGTGTATGCGACATGTGCAGAAGAATCGTCAGCGTATGCAGCAGTTGCAACAGAGAAAGCAAACCTCTATGGCACTCTGTCAGTGTTGACCGACCAACAACTCCATGGGACTGTGCTATTGAGGATGATCCCAAATTTTGACATGAATATAAGCGTTGTTTGGAAATACGCCTTCAAAAATGGTTCAATTGCAAGTGCCAGAACAGTTACACCAAACAACACAAACTTCCGGTTGTATGAAAATGATGCTTTATACTTAATGCTTAAAAACGCAAGCATTGACTACAACGAAACTTACTTTTGGGTTGAGCAGTCAGACAGGAGAAAAGTTATGTCGCCATTTATTCAGCTGATTCTGAAAG atacATGTAACACCAATACCAACAAGAATGCAGATCATACTTTGTTTCCTCTCGTTTTGTCATCGACCATTGGAATCGGTGTTGTGTTCTTGCTCTTTATAGGAAACTTGATATTCTTCATTCCTGCTATCAAGAAAACGG ATTTATATCAAAGACTGGTGTTGAGAAGAAGGGGTAATACCGGAACCCAAGAACAAGATTACATCGCTTGTTATGAAGAAAAACCTTCATCTAGAGCTTGTACATACTGTTTACAGATATAG